One genomic window of Mogibacterium diversum includes the following:
- a CDS encoding 4Fe-4S binding protein, which yields MKKYCLPVLMLVTFETIAVTLWLAKDNLFYLLNFSYIGISIFIGQMLFICRYKHARRIVQLLIGLYMLIYLGLINNENMQIEGFWYYLFTGVFEAATIHYAVAKIFGPLIFGRGWCGYACWTAMVLDFLPYKVPSGPRKKIGWIRYTTFVAAFFFVSALFLAKVGNIERIMFFAFIIGNALYYAVGIGMAFAFKDNRAFCKYVCPITVFMKPMSYYSLVRIKCDTDKCISCGKCKKVCPMDVEMTDNSRKRANGTECILCTECVKVCPVNALK from the coding sequence ATGAAAAAATACTGTCTGCCAGTGCTGATGCTGGTAACATTTGAGACGATAGCAGTGACGCTATGGCTCGCTAAGGACAACCTGTTTTATCTTCTCAATTTCAGCTATATCGGTATTTCTATATTCATTGGGCAGATGTTATTTATATGTAGGTATAAACATGCAAGGCGTATTGTGCAGCTACTCATCGGACTATATATGCTCATCTATCTTGGACTCATAAACAACGAGAACATGCAAATAGAAGGCTTCTGGTACTACTTGTTCACCGGCGTCTTCGAGGCAGCTACGATTCACTATGCTGTGGCGAAAATCTTTGGACCACTTATATTCGGTAGAGGCTGGTGCGGTTATGCGTGCTGGACCGCAATGGTGTTAGACTTCTTGCCATACAAAGTGCCATCTGGACCTAGAAAGAAAATAGGTTGGATTAGATACACTACATTTGTAGCAGCGTTTTTCTTCGTATCGGCTTTATTCCTAGCTAAAGTAGGTAATATCGAACGAATAATGTTCTTTGCCTTTATAATTGGCAATGCGTTATATTACGCAGTTGGAATAGGTATGGCGTTTGCATTTAAGGATAACCGAGCATTTTGCAAATACGTCTGTCCGATAACAGTATTCATGAAACCGATGAGCTACTACTCACTAGTCCGAATCAAGTGTGATACTGATAAGTGCATATCATGTGGTAAATGCAAGAAGGTTTGCCCGATGGATGTCGAGATGACGGACAATTCCAGAAAAAGGGCGAATGGTACAGAGTGCATACTCTGCACTGAGTGCGTTAAGGTGTGCCCTGTTAATGCGCTTAAATAA
- a CDS encoding class I SAM-dependent methyltransferase, whose protein sequence is MFWDNIAGVYDIFVKVINRKTHNELKRIVGKYIESNDNVLECAAGTGMLSAVIAERCNTLVATDFAPKMIKRAEKNCSSYTNINFEYANIMSLKYPDDSFDKVIAGNVIHLLDEPLKALAELNRVCKPGGLLIIPTYMNRDKHDKKSALTDSVGKAGADFKQYFNVVSYIEFFKTAGYDDVNVELADGRIPCAVATMTKLI, encoded by the coding sequence ATGTTCTGGGATAATATAGCAGGCGTATATGACATATTCGTTAAAGTTATAAACAGAAAGACACATAACGAGCTAAAGAGGATAGTTGGCAAATACATAGAGTCAAATGACAATGTGCTCGAGTGTGCGGCAGGAACCGGTATGCTTAGTGCTGTTATAGCTGAAAGGTGTAATACGCTTGTCGCAACTGATTTTGCACCTAAGATGATTAAACGTGCTGAGAAGAACTGCTCGTCTTATACTAATATCAATTTTGAATATGCGAACATCATGTCACTTAAATATCCGGATGATAGCTTTGATAAGGTTATTGCTGGTAACGTGATACATCTTCTAGATGAACCACTAAAGGCACTTGCCGAGTTAAACCGTGTCTGCAAACCTGGTGGACTTTTAATAATTCCAACGTATATGAATCGTGATAAACATGATAAAAAGAGCGCACTGACTGATTCGGTCGGAAAAGCAGGGGCTGATTTTAAACAATATTTTAATGTTGTTAGCTATATTGAATTTTTTAAAACAGCTGGATATGATGATGTAAATGTAGAGCTGGCAGATGGAAGGATTCCGTGTGCAGTTGCAACTATGACTAAATTAATATAA